In the genome of Natronorubrum daqingense, the window GTTAGCCGACGACGTGGATATTCTCAAGAGAAGCCACCCCGAGCTATACAACGAACTCCAAGAGGCGGTTTGCGATGAGTAGACCGACCGTTTTCCCGTCTATTACACCGTCGGATAGCGTTTCGTATTACTCGAGTGACGAACTCGAGACGTGGGACTATCAGGTACTTCGAAAGGTAGCGACCAAAGTTCCAACCGACGAGATTAGTGGTAACGATATGAAAGGCGATATTGCGTTTTTCCTTGCTCACAACTACACAGCGGGGGAGATTGACCAGTTCCGAAAGCGCGTGGAGTGACCATGAGCCAAGCCCGAGAGAATCACAAAGTGGTAAACCTGTACCGCGAGCAAACGATAGCCTACCAGAACGCTCGAGAAGCGGTTAAACGGGAACTTGGCAGCGACGTAAGCGAGGGTGAGATAATCAAGGAACTGGCACGTGCGTATACAGGTCACAACGGGTTCGCCGAACCACGTGCAATGTGCGGACTCGTAACGGAGACGGCCGCAGAGAACGGCGAAATGACGTATTCGTACGACGAACTACAGCAGATTGAAAATCATAAGCTGCGGAATATGGCCGCCGATGCCGATACGGACGCCATTCACGGAAAATCGACCCGGTTGGAGATAGTCGCGTACTTTTGTTGTCCCGAGGCGATCTAGATGAAAGCGTGTGATAACTGCGACCGGCCGGTATCTGACGACTTTTACCGAGTGCTTTCCGACAATTCCGGGGAGCTACACGGGTGTCTCAAGTGTAAGACTAATTCCGAAGCGACGAATGGAACGGCCCGGCCTTAGTCGCCGTTCTTAGGACCACCTCCCATGAAATCCGCAATAGTCGTGGGCTTATTCTTGTCGTTCTCGAAGATGCTCTCGAGCGAGCGTTCTAGGACCTCGAGTCGCTGTTTCGTGTAGTCTCGACAGTCGTACTCGTCGGCGACTTGAATCGCGGTCTGCATGTACTTGTTCACGGACCCTTTGTGGACGGTGAGGTTGACTCGGCCGCCACACTCCCTGCAGTCGCCGGTCAGGGGCATTCGACGGAACTTCTCGCCGCAATCGAGACAGCGAGTTTCCTGCCGGGAGAACGCCCGAAGGTTCCCGATCAGGTCCGGCAGGAAGTGGTACTCGATGACCCGTTCGGCGACGTCCGTCTCGTCGACAGACTCGAGTTTCCGCGCGATCTCGAGTTGGGCGTCCATCTTGTCCATCATCGAGCCGAGCGTCTTGTAGGCCGAGAGGTCGGGACCCATGGCGATGTCGGTGGTGTCGTGGGTGTGCTCGAAACCGGTGTACTCGCCGTCGGTGCCGAGCGTGTCCTCGCCGAGTTGGATCTCGACCGACTCGGGGTCGGCCTGATCCAAGGTCGCGAGGTAGAACTCGCGTGGATACTGGCTCACGATGTCCATGTTGTGGGCCTCGTCGTCGATTTCGGAGGGATCGATTCTCGAGGACATGACGAGTGGGGCGTCCATCCGCCCGCCTCGCTTGTCCGGCAGAAAACTTCTACTGAAGTTGAGAAGTCCGTCCATGAGGAGCATAACGCAGTCTTCGTCACCGTCACACTGACCGACGAACACGTCGTTCGCAACGAGCGTGTTCGTCTCCTCAACAGTGAGACAGTACGTGTGTTCGATATCGCTTTCGACGGTCTCGACCGAGACGACTTCATCGAGCCATGTTTCACCACCGTCAGCGAACAGCCGCTGTGAACGAAGTTCGGTACTCTCGAGTACGTCAGTGATCGTTTCTTGTTTCCGTTCGAGATGGAATCCGATTCGATCAGCGAACCGAGCAGCATTCTCGGACGTGATTTTGAGAACCCACGACTCGAATTCGGGAACTGGTTCTTCGTCGCCGTAGAACTCGGCAACAGCACCAGTCGACGGGCGACGGGTTTCACGATACGTTTTTGTGGCAATCCCGAAACGCTTCAGCGCGGCTACGAGGCCATCTACTAATTCGTCACTGACGGTGTGTGCCCGGATGTCGATTCGCTTACTCGACGTACTGCCATCTCCACTAAAGTACGCAGCCAAGAACGCTCGCAACTGTGGCTTCGGGCTATTGAAGATGAGATTCGGAATTCGTTTCGTTTCTGCAGTCGAGCCGAGGTTGAGCACGTCCGCGAACAGTACCGAGACGAGACGGCTCGATACGGTTACTTTCCACTCGTTTTCTTCGAAGGCGTCGATCGATAACGCGCTCTCGAACGCATCGATGATATCGTCTCGAGCTTCCCTGTCGGGCGAACAAATCGTCGTCTGATAAAACGAACCGTCTTCGTGCCGAGTGAACCCTTCGGCAGCGTAGTACCCGAGAAGCGTTGCAACGGATTCGTCGATCTCGAAATGACGCTGGACGGCCGCAGTGTCCCGTTTTATGCCGAGTGTAACGTGGTCGGGAATCCATTCGAGAAGGTCCTCGGTGTCGAACAGCGAGCAGAGTGGACCGACCGGAACGCTGTCTCGATTGACCCAATTGTAGACCGTCGACTGGGAGACATCGAGCCGCTCCGCAACCGGTTTGAGGTATGCTCGCTCCGGCGTCGCATCGTCGAGTAGCTCCTTGATTCGGTCCGACCCGAGTCCACGGACAACGAGCGAGTCGTTCGGAATCGTGTCTGCCTCGATAAACGCCTCCAACAGGTCGATCGACTCGTTCGTTCCTTCGAAATCAATCGATTTCGGACTCGGGAGTTCATCGCCAGTCGAGAGTTCTCGAGCGTCGACGGATTCCAAGCCGGCGGGCGTCCACTGCCGAAACGTGTGATCCGGCGTCACCGTTAGCGTTCGGCCACTCCGCGTTTCGACACGAACGAGATGATCAGGGGCCGGGTGTTTCGAAAGCGCTTCGACAGGGCGATTGAGAGGCGTTCCGTCAGCAGTAACTGACGGAACGGTAAGCCCGTCGACGTCCTGAACGAGTGTTCCAAAGTCGTCTTCCTGGGGGTCGCTCAACCGCTCTTCGACGATCGTTTCGATCGGTTCGTGACCCCAGTCGTCGTTTTCGTCCTGGTACCAGAGGTTCGTTCCCGGGTGGAAACAATTCCGGCGTTTCGCGGCGTGAAAGTACGGATGGGCGTATCCGACCGCCGCACTCGTAAAACCAATCACCCGTCCGACAGTTGCCGCACTCGTGTGGGGTGCCATCCCGAAGACCAGCTCCCCGACGAGATCTTGTCGATCCTCGAGTTCGTAAAAGGGCTCGAGGCCGTAGTACTGCGCCAGAAGGTCGTCGATGAAGTCGGCCGTTTGCATCATGTGCTCGGCCGCGCCGTCGGAGAGGACGATATCTTGAACCTTGAGTTCGACCAGTTGATCCTCGTGGGTCAGCGCGTCGCCGTGCATGTCCTCCTCGTAGCCGAGGGCCTGGAGTTGGCCGACATCGATGTCGAGTTCGCGCGCGCGGACCGACGTGACGGGGAGGTCGGTCATGTCGTAGCGAACGGTGCCGTCTTTGAACGAGGAAACATCGTGTTTCGCCCGGAGGACGCCTTTCTCGATCGGTTCGGGGATCTTGGTCGTCGAGGTGAGCCCCTTCACGCCCTTGAGAATCTCGAAGGCGTTCTCGCGTTCGCCGACCGACTCGAGGGCGTCGCGGTACTCCTCGTGAACGTCGACCTCGCGGATTTCGACGCAGGTCGCCTCGCGTTCGCAGTGGCCACACTCGACGCGGCCCGCTTCGTCCGGTTCGATTCGTTCGTCACAGTCCGGACAGCGATAGTCGGGTTTCGTTCGAGCCTCACACTCCGGACAGCGGTTTTTGAACGTCTCGGTGGCGCAGGACGGACAGTACGTCCGTCCGATCTGGACCTCGACGACGCCCGGCGTGTCGGCCATCGTCTCCGCGTGCGTGGCCGCATCGGCGACGTTTCGCTGTGCGCCGCCGGCTTCGCCGATCGGAAAGAGGGTGTGGACGGGGGGGCTCAGATCCCGGCGCTCTGACTTCTCGGGGCGACCCATCCGGTTGCCGACGCGCGTCGGTGCACGCTCGCGGACCTCGAAGGGAGCGACCTCGTTGACCGCCTCGATGGCGTTGTCCCCCTCGGTTTCGTGGCCCCACGTCCGCGCGCGCTCGGAGAGGTCGTCGTTGGCCCACGTTCGCTCGAGTTCGATCTGGGGAGCCTGCGCGTCGGGATCGAGTGCGGCCCCGTCGGCGACCGCTTGACGCGGTTCGCAGCCGAGCGTGCTGACGAGCGGCCGCCAGTCGTCGACCTCGAGTCTCCCCTCGTCCGGACGCTGGCGGTGTTCGACGATGATCGTCTCGAGGGCCTCGGCGGTCGACTCGTCGTATTCGAGAACGAGCGTGTCGCCCGTCTCGCCGGCGGCCTCGATTCGGCCGTCGGCGACGGCCGCCGCGAGGGCACAGAACGCGTCGACCGAGAGGTCGTGCCAGGTGTAGGTGTACTGTGGGTGAAGCGGTGCGTCGTACTCGAGGGCCCACTCGAGGGCCGCGTTGGGGTCGGGGAACTCGAGGTCGATTCGCGGGTCGTCCTCGAGGGCCTGGACGTCCGCACCGGCGGCCTTCAGGTCCTGAATCCACCACTCGTAGACGTAGGAGGCGGGTGCGAGCGG includes:
- the polC gene encoding DNA polymerase II large subunit — its product is MREEDRQYFTRLESQLDEAFEVAETAKERGADPEPEVEIPVAKDMADRVENILGIDGVAERVRELEGEMSREEAALALAEDFAEGRVGDYETKAGKIEGAVRTAVALLTEGVVAAPIEGIDRVELLTNDDGSEFVNVYYAGPIRSAGGTAQALSVLVADYTRALVGIDQYDARTDEVERYAEEIALYDKETGLQYTPKAKEAKFIAKHLPIMLDGEATGDEEVSGFRDLERVDTNSARGGMCLVLGEGIALKAPKIQRYTRNLDEIDWPWLQDLIDGNYADESADDSAADDPTGDSDSDGDDNGDAADDSTDGDDADATPEDAVDPDADETGVDGPSGPPRADPSKKFLRDLIAGRPVFSHPSAEGGFRLRYGRARNHGFATGGIHPATMHLVDDFLATGTQIKTERPGKAHGIIPVDSIDGPTVKLANGDVRRIDDPEEALEIRNGVEAILDAGEYLVNYGEFVENNHPLAPASYVYEWWIQDLKAAGADVQALEDDPRIDLEFPDPNAALEWALEYDAPLHPQYTYTWHDLSVDAFCALAAAVADGRIEAAGETGDTLVLEYDESTAEALETIIVEHRQRPDEGRLEVDDWRPLVSTLGCEPRQAVADGAALDPDAQAPQIELERTWANDDLSERARTWGHETEGDNAIEAVNEVAPFEVRERAPTRVGNRMGRPEKSERRDLSPPVHTLFPIGEAGGAQRNVADAATHAETMADTPGVVEVQIGRTYCPSCATETFKNRCPECEARTKPDYRCPDCDERIEPDEAGRVECGHCEREATCVEIREVDVHEEYRDALESVGERENAFEILKGVKGLTSTTKIPEPIEKGVLRAKHDVSSFKDGTVRYDMTDLPVTSVRARELDIDVGQLQALGYEEDMHGDALTHEDQLVELKVQDIVLSDGAAEHMMQTADFIDDLLAQYYGLEPFYELEDRQDLVGELVFGMAPHTSAATVGRVIGFTSAAVGYAHPYFHAAKRRNCFHPGTNLWYQDENDDWGHEPIETIVEERLSDPQEDDFGTLVQDVDGLTVPSVTADGTPLNRPVEALSKHPAPDHLVRVETRSGRTLTVTPDHTFRQWTPAGLESVDARELSTGDELPSPKSIDFEGTNESIDLLEAFIEADTIPNDSLVVRGLGSDRIKELLDDATPERAYLKPVAERLDVSQSTVYNWVNRDSVPVGPLCSLFDTEDLLEWIPDHVTLGIKRDTAAVQRHFEIDESVATLLGYYAAEGFTRHEDGSFYQTTICSPDREARDDIIDAFESALSIDAFEENEWKVTVSSRLVSVLFADVLNLGSTAETKRIPNLIFNSPKPQLRAFLAAYFSGDGSTSSKRIDIRAHTVSDELVDGLVAALKRFGIATKTYRETRRPSTGAVAEFYGDEEPVPEFESWVLKITSENAARFADRIGFHLERKQETITDVLESTELRSQRLFADGGETWLDEVVSVETVESDIEHTYCLTVEETNTLVANDVFVGQCDGDEDCVMLLMDGLLNFSRSFLPDKRGGRMDAPLVMSSRIDPSEIDDEAHNMDIVSQYPREFYLATLDQADPESVEIQLGEDTLGTDGEYTGFEHTHDTTDIAMGPDLSAYKTLGSMMDKMDAQLEIARKLESVDETDVAERVIEYHFLPDLIGNLRAFSRQETRCLDCGEKFRRMPLTGDCRECGGRVNLTVHKGSVNKYMQTAIQVADEYDCRDYTKQRLEVLERSLESIFENDKNKPTTIADFMGGGPKNGD
- a CDS encoding DUF7563 family protein codes for the protein MKACDNCDRPVSDDFYRVLSDNSGELHGCLKCKTNSEATNGTARP